A stretch of DNA from Vanacampus margaritifer isolate UIUO_Vmar chromosome 1, RoL_Vmar_1.0, whole genome shotgun sequence:
ggtgaatttgttcgtaagttgcttcagtgctatattttgtattataatttatgtttaaagagaatacgtacagtactgtactacgtatgttagagagagagagcgagagacacacacagtatgtacatgtacgtaataagataaataaaatgaagtttaacttacttttggaagatgtactcgatgcttaaggatttgatggaggaggaggaggaggaagaggaggattttatatcatgagaggttcttcgtcgtcgctgggatgggcttcaaaagttacttcctcctccgtaacttcaatgtaggaagaagttgattgtcgcggagaagaagatgagggttgatgagtatcttccttggaggatttactagaaactggccgaaagaagcgatctaactacgattgcacagttttcttcttttttcatcataaatgatgcggtagcactgtatggcatcattcaattgatttgcaacctttgtgcaacgttcaatatttgggtcttgctgctcgaagagtgcgatggctttatctatgagcgacaggcgtttcttcttcttcctcctcctcgacacgttgctgagcctccaatgctgggtgagctctcacagcgccaagcgtcggtattagcggcggaaagaagcactacagtactcggaaaaaagTGCGTAATAAAaaatctctttccgaacattttttgacatgcgcgcagacatgttcgtatgtaccgttgtttgtaacacgaatgttcgtaagtaggggagcgtctgtataggcAGATTTTGATGAGCTGCTGTGGCGGTTTGTTGGTTGAACTCAGCATAtgctgtgtttgtattttggaCGTCAGGGCGCCATCCATCCCTGAGGCCAACACCCTTTCGCGCTCCTCATCCAACGCCAGCAGCTTCGCCAGCGTGGTGGAGGAGAGCGAGGCAGTGGAGGATTACGACACGGGCATGGTGAGTTTCTAATACTGCAAAGGGAGGGAAGACTTTCATAAAGTTGCCGGTAAATTTTCATGGAGAGTTAAGGTGCGGAATTTTGAAATAGTAGCATATTCAAGCATAAATATCAACATTCGGTTTTGCtctaataaaattgaaaaaacaacagattaaCGTTATTTTTAAAGACAGCcttgccttgagatatgagtttaattcCTTCCATTGCCACACTCTTAACTTAACACATTTAtacctgataatgatcctgaacaTTTGATTTGAAACATGGCAAACGGGCTGTATAGGCTTAGAACCAGACTTGCAGACCTCTGATCTAAAACGACGGCTCATATTTTGAAAAACTCATGAGTCCCCACATGACCAATCAATTATTTCAttgaagaacaaaaacatgaacattGAGTGAAATACTACTCACCCCCAACACAAGCAAATCAAAATGAAGCAAACATTTTCCCATAGAAAGTTTCCAGCTTTCAAAATATTCCCACGTGCTCCTCACGTTGTTCATTTTCACGTGACAGTCAAAACGCGGGTTGCTTTGTGGTCTTCGATCTGTTAGGAGAGTTTGTCGTCCGCCGGCACGCCACACAAGCGGGACTCTCTCACGTACAGCACGTGGCTGGACGACAGCGTGAGCAGCGCCAGCACGCCAGGTAAGCCGACCTGCAAATCAAAAGGCAGGCTTGTCGTCACTCGTATATGCGGTACAAAAGTCATAACGAATACTAAAGCGCAGGAGACCCCAGTCCTCGATAAAAATACTTGCCAAGCAAACTGTACACTGTAGAATACATAAGGAGGAAGAACTAAAGTGTTTACAGCTTGAATTGAATAACCAAGCAAGAAGGAGAGAGATTTACATTTTCAAGGTATCACTATTTtagtcacttttttattttataagaaAATATTTAGGTACAATGTTTACTCTaggccaggggtggccaagttcggtcctcgagagccactatccagcccgttttccatgtcttcctaccttcagcgcagctgattctaacgatcagctcatcagcaagctttgcagaagcctgacaacgatcctgatcatgaatcaggtgtgttagtggagagaatcatggaaaacaggctggatagtggctctcgaggaccgaacttggccacccctgctctaggcCGTTGTCAAAGTGTTATTTAGcttcaaaaaaaagttgtctttattttattttttatttaaaaataaactattctTAATTGTCACtattaaaaatgctaaactattGGCAGAACTGGTTGtcaatttgtggaaaatgtcaAGTAACTATACTTTTAAggtaaaataatcaataaagtaactaagtttTTAATAGTTGAATTTTAAAAGATTTTGGCTATATATTTAatgttgatgtgttttttttctacttaaaaaacttaaaggtaaaaaaaagtagactgttacatgactttttattttagtttaataaAAGAATGTTAGGTTTTGTAAtactattattttatatttaaatttgttatatttaaaattgtaaaacaaaaataaacattagaaGATATCACACTaatgtttaacattttaactcattcactgccattgacggcttctgacgtcaaaaatgcatttgaactattcctattagtccacttttgttaacaagagtatgaaaacctataatttttttattgtacatttaaaacatgtaaaatgtatgattaatcctgaggtaactattgaagtcatgcgattaattacaattaaaaaattgaaatcgcctgacgcgatttaaaaaaaagaaaagattattaaaaattaggcaggcaattaaattttttaatcgtaattaaaagcatgacttcatgaaataactcacaattaatcacaaattttatatctgttctaaatgtacaataaaaaattctaagtttttatactcttgttaacaaaagtggaaaaaaatgttaaactaagaagaaatagttcaaataaatatttgacgtctatgaccgtcgatggcagtgaatgagttaacatgcaaactttaaaaatgtattaaaataaaaaatcacatgcATCCGCTTTCACAACCTTTCCTCAATATTTGTTCCCGTTTTGTTTGTAACATACAAAATGTGGAAATTACTTTGATGACTTTCCTGATGCATGTGAGTGCAACAATCGGCACAAATGGTGCTCTCTGTGTGCTAACCAATCGTTCAGGTCCTGCTAAAAGTGAACGAGGGAAAGGAACCGACATCCGCATCAAACTCGAGCGACCTCACGATCATCAGTCGTCACCGGTGAGTCCACCCGGCCTCATTCTTACTTCTGGGTGGCAGAACATGAAAATCATGACCCAAAGGGTTTAGGtcttttccattttcttttaaaacaatCCAAATGAATCCAATATCTGAGGATATTAATTAATCCGAGCAACAGAAAagtcaataataataaccagTCCCTCAGTGATTACATTAACTATGTCTGCATTTCCACCATGTCTATTTCTTCTAAAACAACATACCTGCTGAAATGTAAATTATTTCAGGCGTTCCGTTCCGTATTCCTTGGAAACAATTTAGCTTATTTTACATCTTCTTTTTAGTTGACACGTTACACAGTCGAACTACAAGGCTGCTAAAGTCATCATTCTAGCTATATGGTTGTTTTCTCTATGTCACTGCCTTGGTCAAATGACACGGAAGAGATTGTTTACACAGAGAAGTCTCGAGCTTTTACCACCTGGAAGTGCCGTATGTGCGACGTCTGGatgaaaacatttacagtacacgGCGGTGCCTTGAAATGCGAGTTTAATTCGTTTCGTGACCACATTTGTAATTCAAAAAAATcctctttccccattgaaatgagtgtggagtgtgtttttttattagagAACTAGCAcgctataatattgtacttttataAAAATTGAGTACTAACATTAAAGATCATTAAATTTAAGTCTGCGTCTTTATTTCCTTTCAGGGTAGCAGTAGCAGGTAGTTTTTATTTGggatatttatattttagatttttgtttagtttttttcagttCTTGTTTTACGACtgcatgtttgaaataaacatGAGTTAAAAAAGAACTAAGCAGTTTGTGCATCGTGATTTAATCTTTCACTTCAGTTTGTTGTCCTACGCTTCTTGGTGTGCCcgccttggccaccggggggcagtatAAAACAGCCATGCTGACACAAACAAAGGAGAATAGTTTCACAATTAATGTGACGTTTGcgttcaaatatccattgcttTGGGGCACGTTGACTGTctatgctaattgttagccctttaatggcattttgtgttagcgttaagctgttggttgtttaaaaaaaaaatcagttcacTGTCATCATATAAAGCGCTTTATCTCAGATCTCGTGTGCCGAGTGCTACTCTCATTTAGTTGTGCTTTGATTGCTTTGTGTGCAGAACTGTTAGCTCGGCCCACCTGCTTGCATCGCGGATTTCCATCTTCAGGTTTGACCATCATCccagcagactttttttttttttaattttgtgtacaacttttgactgacatttttcatctcctcttcttccaaagCATTCCCATAGATCACAGTCCCTCCGGGAGATGAGCCAAGTGCCGGCGTTGGCCATGACCGATGTGCTGAACGCGGGAGAAGAGCAGCGGGCGATCGCCTGACGGCTGCTCGGTGACGGCCCCCGGCACCACGTGTCAACACATACGGCGGGTGAGCGCCAGGAGGGCCAAACTTTTGCCGAGTGTGATTTCCTGACACTCGATTCTTTGTCACTGAGCTGCAAATGCTCACTCACGGTTCTCGCAACCTGAAATGCAATTTGTCTCCTTGAGTGTTCCGACTCCACGGGATGAAGAGGGAGCCGTGGGACTCTTGTCAAAAGGATCTTGCAGCTTTTTACTGGTTTcattcaaattctttatttttgaaaagggaCAGTGTAGGTTTTTTAAGAAATGTACAACTGTAATGTGTTTGCCCCTCATCAGTTCATGTAGTCTAAGGTCCAACAATGGAAGGAGGCAGGATTGCAATGGGATCACTTGAGTCACTCCAGCGTGGCCGAGATGTGCTATAAACTTTTGGAAGCATCCACCATTCACTTCGTTTTCATGCTTTCTGTTTCTTGACCACTTTCTATGTTATCTTCTagtttccttgttttatttattgattgagtTGGTTGTTTTTGGTTGGACATTAACTGCAACATTGTTATTGTCACAAGCAAGAACAAGAAacaagaaatgtgtttttcctttggagtgaatttgaatgttttgaacTGTGAAACTCTTCAGGGTCAACTTGGTACAAGAAATTGTTATTTGATTcgaagatgaaaagaaaatgctccAAATTCAACTACTGATTGTGTAaatagttttgttgttgttgttgtagttgttctaaacaaaaaaaaaggcttgaccAAATCAACAATGTATTATTTTCCAGATcttttgaaattgtatttttgagAGCTTTTGGATTACAATAATTCCAAATTATTTTCTGACCATTGTATAAAAGGGAAGATCTGTACTTTATCTGGATCATTTCAGTTGCCTTATCAAAAACAAGTATAGTTCATGaagcaaatgtttgttgttgttttaattgtaaataaatcctGTGCTAAGTTGGTTTTCAGTCTATCCTTCAATTACCATTGGCACTTTTAATATCAGCtgtaaaaaatgtctttatatTCTGAATTACTATTATAATATTTCACTTTCCACATtgttgccctgcgattggctggcaaccagttcagcctactgcccgaagccagctgggataggctccaggaccccccgtgacccttgtgaggacaagcggttaagtaaatggatggatgtacttCCCACATTGTGAAAAAAGCCAAAGCACCACATGGTTTAATCACTTCTTTGTCTTCTAtctaatactgtatgtaaaactAGAGCAAGTGGGGTGGGGACAAAACTGCAGCTTGCTTCGTTATGCAACTGTGCCACATGGAAGACAACATGCAGTTTGAATGAGCCAAGGGAAAAATAAAGCAGAAGACTTTTTGTCAGCAGTATTCAAAATTTGGTGTCAGAAACATTACAGCTTCTCCTTCCAAGTCTTCTAAACCCTGATTTAAAACCTGAACCGagtctgaaaccctactttgaaacgctacgctcagtttgaaaccctactttcaacCCGGCTCATCATggtttatatagcactttcacATCAACTGCCAACCCAGTttaaaaacctaatttgaaaccctaatcccagtTTAACATTGTacttcaaaaccctaaccctaataacgGGGACCCCCATCCACGCCAAACATTAccccaaaaaaaggaaactcattaaaaaataataagcgAAACATGCTAATCTGTTTGTGCCGAaccactgtacagtatgtacttgTGAATAAACGGTATTTAATTTCTCACCAGCAGGAGGCAGTAAAGCGCTGTGTAGGCGTTGTTTTGTCAAGCAAAGGAGCGCTGAAGAAGCATAAGTCTATCCCGGTCGAAGGGTGTCAACATGGCGGCGGTGGACGTCGTCGTGTGCAACTTGGTGACTCTGTGGAGGATACCAGCCGTCAGACACAAATTTCCGTGGATGTTTTTGCTCATTTCAGTCGTGGGCTCCATTCTCAAAGAGCTCCAGCTCGTGCCGCAGACTTATTTCAGCAGCAGGAGAAATTTCCTCAACGAGTGAGTAGAGCTAAAGCTTGCTAGTTTGTTGTTAGCCTGCCGAGGTCAGTGCAGTTTCTGCTACTATTATTCAACTTCGGTGGTGGTTTATTGTTGAGTGTTTTGTTGTCATAATTGGTGTATTTTTCCGCATatgtttatatacatatacaactATTCCAAAGTTTGGTGTTACTTCAGTGCTTtcattttacgttttttttttttggttggtgGTCCAATGTAAAGTTGTTTAAACCTGCGAGAGGTCATATGATGGTAGTGAAACACTTTTGCTTTATGCAGCATGTTTTGCGGCTGTTTTCCTTCAGCTGAGGTGATGGGAGGAAAAGAAGAATGATCTTTGacatgttcacacacacacacacaaacgaaaTCTGACGTCTGCATTGAAGCGTCAACATGCACTGTTACACAACATTACAACACAGTGGAGCAACGGACTAAAGTGTCCCGGGAACCTTGTCTTGCTCAAGGAAGTTGAGTTAATTTATTGAGctcactttttttaatatatcccaaaactttgaatttgaataggGATGTGTAGACGTTTGTATCAGCTGTAAATTAGTCAGGATTTCTGGCCTTGACTGTGCTGTTGGTGGCTTTTGAGAAGAACAATTTGAATATGCATGTGAACTGTTTACCTCTCACCTGAGGAATGTTTTGATGAGCACAAGCGTCCTTCTATCGGTCTTGCAGGTATTTTGTCAAGGTATCGTGGGGTTggacgctgctgctgctgactcCTTTCATCCTCCTCTCCAACACGGCCTTCAGCAGGAATGCCGTCTTCCTCGGCAGACGGCTCCTCTCCCTGGCGGTGGCCACAGCCGTGTGGTACGTGTGCACCGAGACCTTCTTCTACATCGAGGACGTGACCGGCTCGTGTTTTCAAACCGACTCCATGGACGTGAAGAGCGGCCAGTTTGCGTCCAAAGCAGAGTGCAGGCGCGCCGGCTTACACTGGCACGGCTATGACATCTCGGGACACTCCTTTATCCTGACTTACTCGGCGCTGTTCATCGTGGAGGAAACGGCGCCCATGGCCTCCCTGAAGACGGCGAGTATGTCCACGCTACCGAGGGTGGTACTCAACCTTCTGTACGTGGTGCTTAACCTCATAGTCATCATCTGGGTGTGGATGTTCATCTGCACCTCGGTTTACTTCCATGACGTGTCTCACAAGCTGCTGGGCACCGCGAGCGGGCTGCTGGCGTGGTACTTGACGTATGGCCTTTGGTATCTTAAACCTTGGTCGCCGGGACTCCCGCCGCAGCGGCACCTGAAAGAACAGAGGCAGCACACCTAGCCGCGTCCGCACCCATGTGCTGATACACTACACTCCAATTTAAGTTATTCGTAGGCCATTGCGTACAGGAAGTGTGGTGTAAGCGCAGATGTTTACGAGTCGACTTGAAAGCATGCTTTCCTGACCGATGGACGGTAGCGTTTTATTTAAGATACACACGTGGTAATCCTTTTGAACCAGTATTAACTCATAATTCTAATTGATTATTACACTACAGTAATCCCCATTAGTGAAAATGGTGAAATCTGTGTGAAATTGAcgtcactattttttattttttttaaataatggccTATAGTAATAGTTTACTTTAAACCGTAAATATATCACAAACTATGATCCCCAAACATGTCCATTTTTCTAAGTCATCTACTCACATTATTCATACAAATAAATTGCTTACTGATGATTAGATTTCGAACAAATGTTCCCAAGTGCCAAATTCAGCTCCTAATGTGTCACTTTCTGACATGGCACCAAGGttccacaagatggtgccaaagcccCGTCTAATTACAGCCCACAACCATAGAAAAACTCAATCTGGACACTGGCTAAAGATTATTTTTATAATCGGttaatcttatttttaaaattaatcaatgaataatatttaaaaaaaacatttaatttccaTTCCTATATTCTAAAAcgggttgtttaaaaatgacaatgcaGAAAATGCATTGTAGCTTATATGCACTTATGGGAACTACTATGGGAACTGCTCATAACATACCCTTGgcataatgtttttgtttgcatgtgtgtgcgcaaggGCTGACACCCTTTTTTCACTCGTGCTAAGTGGTTGTAACCGTTCACTCTAACGTGCGGTTTAGCGTGTAGGCTAGACTGGACAGGAACGGACTAAGACAATGTGCAAACCTGTAAACATGCTTAgtaaaagaacaaaagaaaaacgaaTTAACCTGTAATGAAGCTTGGTAGATGTTGGCTGACCACAGTCGGCGACGTTCCTCACTGAGTCATTTAGTGAAATCGCCTTCATGTGCTCGGATCTTTGGAATGTACTAGAATCCCAATTTACAAGTTCCGTCAGGTTTCTCAGTACAACCATGTACCCAACATGAAACAACCATATTGGTCATGAAAAGGAACACACAGTGTCAACTGCTACGACAGCCAAACATAATGGCGAATGCACGACGCAATGACGTCACACCAGCGGAACGAAGCGACAGTGATATATTAAGAAGACaaatgtttgtagacaatgaagCTGTCAAAGACTGACGGCTTTGAAATGGAATGGAGGACGAGTAATTACCACTTGATTCCCCGAGGTTATAATAATAGCGCCCCAGTGTGGAAGGTAAATATACCGTACTCACAGATGCTACACAGTTGCAGTATTTAGCCACATTTTTACTGAAGAATTCTGGACGCACTTCATTATTGAAACCAATAACTTGACTTACACACTACTGCGGAAGAAATGAAAACTTTCATTGGATTATTTATCAGTATGGGACTCACTTTTTGCTCGTGATACGTTCCACTCATAGGGTTTAGagacatgttttgccaggcgctttaaGGCCTTAAGCCAACCAttcagttaaaaatgttttgcacataaaaggcaaataaaaaatgccaacaatGTCAACATCAATTTGGGAGATGCTGTGTTGGGTTGTATTGCATTGCGTTGTGACATGATGTCAAGCTTTGTGACAAAATGGTGCCCCAGTTTTCTACCTTGGGACCACATTATaactgcaaaacaaacaaacacagtaaACAGGCAACTGGAAATAAGTGAATATGCTACTAATGTGTGATGCTTTTTGAGCTTCTTTAGACTGACAAGAAAATAATTTCCTGTTATACACTTGCATGTGccaaaaacatatattaaatatttttgaatgaattgaAATTGTTAAATCTTTTGCAATTTTGATGGCatcctgcacatttttttatgtttgcagCATGCCCTGCTGCTAGTAATAtcacatttaaatataaaaaaggcAAACGTGTGCAGCAAGTTgagcagggcaaaaaaaatatcattatcGTCATGTCAAATTATGTGACACTGATATTAGTAGCTATTAAGGAAGACCAAAGTCCCCATTATGTCACTTGTAAGGATGCACAAATCAACACTGATGTGAATTAAAAAGCTGAATTGGAAGAGACTTTGTTCATGTGACATATTTCATTTGCGCATATGCaataattaataacaattaacaTGGACTaccacaatgaaaacaacacaatgagaattttttttttttgtatttatttgtcattgATGGCAACGGAATAAATTAAGGCTTATGAACAAACATCATAAAAAGcaccataaataaatgcatatatataaaaataaaaaaatattatcgtGAGATATAACGGCCACAATCACAAGTAGAATTTGTCGAGTGTGTGCGCGTGACGCACGAGGTTCCGGGCCTCGTCGAGAGGCGGAGTCGCAATGAAACCTGGAAATCAAATCAACGTGAGCTCACTTCCACTTTTTTCATTTGCGCTTTGTCAGTGGAGTTTTGCAAATATCAACATTGCAGTGCCTTTTAAAAAGGGACTCCATATCTGTTTCCTTACTGTTGCTTTTATATGCATTCTCGCAAATGCATTACAAATGCTGCACATTCCATCccaaatccataaaaaaaaaaaaaacataaaagatcaACACAAACGTGACGTTCAAAAATACAACTAAAGATTTGTTCAGTGATTCACAGGAGAGCAAAGTCTTTTGTTTCCCCCTGCTTGGATTCCGAATGGAATGTGCAGtgctgttttaaaacaaaaccgCTATTATTTTCATCGCAGCTGTTATTCCAAACCTAAAATCGATCAGACTCCAATGTTCATTTGCTCACAAGCCAAAACCTCCTCGCCACATTTGTGCCATATATGAGATCGCCGCTCCTCGTGCGAGAGCAAACAACGTGCGTGTTTCGCCCAAACACTAGTCATAAGTCAATGCAAATGTCGGAACTGGATGTGTCGCAGAGGTCATGTGATTCCCGACCAAACCTAATAACAAATCTGTGTTAACCTGTCTTTGCCAGCgacgtatagtgacaggcagagccatgaaatgctcttccactaaaGCAACCTCTTGCCAATCATAGCAAAGTCTTCCGATTTTTACACTCAATCAATACATTTGTAACAAAATCGAGATGGGATCATTATTATttcggtgccttgagatacaagtttaaacATGTTTGTAACTCAAAATGGTTTTCTCAAATCAGGATTTACagactttataaaaacattataaaatcTAGGACTGCagctaattattaatttaataatcagtctgtcaacacaaaaaaataagttcCATCCTAAAAACAAGGCATTTCAAATAGTGTAGAAAATGCACATTAATTGATTATGACTACTGCCcgaaggctccagcacccccgcgacccttgtgaggaaaagtggtcaagaagatggatggatggatggatggacttagttactgttttttccccccaaagtaGAAGCAGATGTTTACAACAGTCTTATTTTAATACAACCCAAAGATAATCatagtctgctttcatggaggactacagacATTTGCGAATATTTACTATTGAGAGGGTGAATTTCCAACAATTTAgaccattttaactcatttgctccagaAAACAGATACATATGttctaatttaaatgttttaagtgtccaaaAGATttagtatttatacgtttttatgttttttttttaatgctagagcataaagaaggctaaaaatgcagcctctcaactatGGTTCaataaatggtagttattataaaaacggccagcaggtggcagcagagcgaaagagatcaaccggggccatgttgggaaaaaaaagcttatttacTCTCAGTTCTagatagatttgtgaataataatgaagcctggctatattctaatgctaattgcaaaacgtaaacggatagaaatatatttttcctgatgaaagaagagactctaatctttattttggtaggttccatgtttttatagcaatagaacacaatattctgtgggccttgcaaaatcagtcaaaatccagtaaaccggccgggagcgaagggggttgcttcagtgaaaatggctgggagtgaatgagtttagataTCTCCAAACAAAAGATTATGGGAAAAAGTTGTTTGCCTAATTTGGTAATCAATGAGTTGACAGATAATCAATAGTGGCACctaaatgacataattaaaaaaaaattcaaaacaaatgaactttcacaactactgtacgTGACTCAGTAAGATGCAGTGTTAGATATTTcttacagaggataaagaatatatgcatgAGATTAGCGCCATATTGTTTGTTAATGTGCACTGCTTAACACAGCCAAATAGAGGTTAGTacatctatggtgttttgcattttttattaacATCAAGCAGATGGATTatctgatttgattttttttttaaaaaaaacgattatcAACATTGTATGGTGGATTTTCTGCACTGtccttttgaaatattttgtttttgaatgaatggaaattaaatgtattttttttttaatccgattaatcaattataaatataataatatgatTAGTTGCAGGCCTACTTGCAAGTTAGTCAAAGCAACGAATTGGCCAAATGGCAGCTTGTCCACTCAtgtctcaaggcaccactgtacataCTTTATATGCCAATTTCTGTCTATGTGATGTTACGGCTCATCAAGGTCATGAAACTCCGCTTGACGAAACTCTTCTCTGCCACAAATTGGGACCTTGTCATGATAAACGAATGCAAATAAAAACCAGAAGACAAACAATCAACAGCGGATTCAATCCACTCATTTCCCGCTCTCATTATTGCCTGGGTTCCAACGTTTAGACACACGTGGAAGAGGatgtgccatttttgtttgtttgttgttttttttttgtcttcctctAGGTAGCACAAAATTCGCCAGGAACCGTTAAAAGCGTTGAACAGCGGAAAGAGTGTACTGTGTGATATCAACTCTGGTGCTCACATTAAGTGTGCGTGTTGCACATGTACAGCTGGTATGTTGGAAAATGGCGGTTCGTCACGTTCTCAAATTGAGTTA
This window harbors:
- the fitm2 gene encoding acyl-coenzyme A diphosphatase FITM2 yields the protein MAAVDVVVCNLVTLWRIPAVRHKFPWMFLLISVVGSILKELQLVPQTYFSSRRNFLNEYFVKVSWGWTLLLLTPFILLSNTAFSRNAVFLGRRLLSLAVATAVWYVCTETFFYIEDVTGSCFQTDSMDVKSGQFASKAECRRAGLHWHGYDISGHSFILTYSALFIVEETAPMASLKTASMSTLPRVVLNLLYVVLNLIVIIWVWMFICTSVYFHDVSHKLLGTASGLLAWYLTYGLWYLKPWSPGLPPQRHLKEQRQHT